The sequence below is a genomic window from Salvelinus namaycush isolate Seneca chromosome 2, SaNama_1.0, whole genome shotgun sequence.
tcaccatcgttacaaccaggaatatgactttcccgaagcggatccagtgttttgccttccacccaatacaatggatctgatcccagccggcgaccctaagcgacgccgtaaaaggggcaaacgaggcggtttcctggtcaggcttcggagacgggcacatcgcggtccactccctagcatactactcgccaatgtccagtctcttgacaataaggttgatgaaatccgagcaagggtaacattccagagagacatcagagattgtaacgttctctgcttcacggaaacatggctcactcaagagacgctaacggagtcggtgcagccagctggtttcttcacgcatcgcgccgacagaaacaaacatctttctggtaagaagaggggcgggggttaATGCaatatgattaacgagacgtggtgtgatcataacaacatacaggaactcaagttattctgttcacctgatctagaattcctcacaatcaaatgtcgaccgcattatctaccaagggattctcttcgattataatcacagccgtatatattcccccccaagcagacacatcgatggccctgaacgaactttatctgactctttgtaaactggaaaccacacaccctgaggctgcattcatcgtagctggggattttaacaaggctaatctgaaaacaaaactccctaaattctatcagcatatcgattatgctaccagggctggtaaaaccttggatcattgttatactaacttccgcgacgcatataaggccctcccccgccctcctttcagaaaagctgaccacgactccattttgttgcttccagcctacaaacagaaactaaaacaacaagctccctcgctcaggtctgttcaacgctggtccgaccaatctgattccacgcttcaagactgcttcgatcacgtggattgggatatgttccgcattgcgtccaacaacaatattgacgaatatgctgattcggtgagcgagttcattagaaagtgcattgacaatgtcgtacccacagcaacgattaaaacattcccaaaccagaaaccgtggattgatggcagcattcgcgtgaaactgaaagcgcgaaccactgcttttaaccagggcaaggtgaccggaaacatgaccgaatacaaacagtgtagctattctctccgcaaggcaatcaaacaagctaagtcccagtatagagacaaagtagagtcgcaattcaacagctcagacacaagaggcatgtggcagggtctacagtcaatcacggattacaaaaagaaaaccagccccgtcgcggaccaggatgtcttgctcccagacaggctaaataacttttttgctcgctttgaggacaatacagtgccactgacacggcccgctaccaaaacctgcgggctctccttcactctagccgaggtgagtaaaacatttaaatgtgttaaccctcgcaaggctgcaggcccagacggcattcccagccgcgtcctcagagcatgcgcagaccagctggctggtgtgtttaaggacatattcaatcaatccttatcccagtctgctgttcccacatgcttcaagagggccaccattgttcctgttcccaagaaagctaaggtaactgagctaaacgactaccgccccgtagcactcacttccgtcatcatgaagtgctttgagagactagtcaaggaccatatcacctccaccctacctgacaccctagacccactccaatttgcttaccgacccaataggtccacagacgacgcaatcgcaaccacactgcacactgccctaacccatctggacaagaggaatacctatgtgagaatgctgttcatcgactacaggtcagcatttaacaccatagtaccctccaaactcatcattaagctcgagaccctgggtctcgaccccgccctgtgcaactgggtcctggacttcctgacgggccgcccccaggtggtgagggtgggaaacaacatctccaccccgctgatcctcaacaccggggccccacaaggatgcgttctgagccctctcctgtactccctgttcacccacgactgcgtggccatgcacgcctccaactcaatcatcaagtttgcggacgacactacagtggtaggcttgattaccaacaacgacgagacggcctacagggaggaggtgagggccctcggagtgtggtgtcaggaaaataacctcacactcaacgtcaacaaaacaaaggagatgattgtggacttcaggaaccAGCAGAGGGGTTGGttcacccccctatccacatcgacgggacagtagtggagaaggtggaaagttttaagttcctcggtgtacacatcacggacaaactgaattggtccacccacacagacagcgttgtgaagaaggcgcagcagcgcctcttcaacctcaggaggctgaagaaattcggcttgtcaccaaaagcactcacaaacttctacagatgcacaatcgagagcatcctgtcgggctgtatcaccgcctggtacggcaactgctccgcccacaaccgtaaggctctccagagggtagtgaggtctgcacaacgcatcaccgggggcaaactacctgctctccaggacacctacaccacccgatgtcacaggaaggccataaagatcatcaaggacaacaaccacccaagccactgcctgttcaccccgctatcatccagaaggcgaggtcagtacaggtgcatcaaagcagggaccgagagactgaaaaacagcttctatctcaaggccatcagactgttaaacagccaccactaacatttagtggccgctgccaacatactgactcaactccagccactttaataatgggaattgatggaaattatgtaaaaatgtaccactagccactttaaacaatgccacttaatataatgtttacataccctacattactcatctcatatgtatatgtatatactgtactctatatcatctactgcatcttgccatctttatgtaatacatgtatcactagccactttaaactatgccactttatgtttacataccctacattactcatctcatatgtatatactgtactctataccatctactgcatcttgcctatgccgttctgtaccatcactcattcatatatctttatgtacatattctttatccctttacacttgtgtgcataaggtagtagttgtggaattgttaggttagattacttgttggttattactgcattgtcggaactagaagcacaagcatttcgctacactcgcattaacatctgctaaccatgtgtatgtgacaaataaaatttgatttgatttgatttggatgagTAGAGGTGGACGAGTCAATGACCGGTAAGGATACAGAGAGAGGATCACGTTTGCCTTTTATGAATGAAGGGAAGAGATGAAGACACCGAGCTGGGATTACAACATGAACCCTGTGCTAGTGACCAGAGGGTTACACAGCTAAACAACATTCAATGACTTTTGGCCTCTGTTCCTTTCCATTACTTGCCTGAAAGAAAAGGAGAATCAAAACAAAATCAAATCATTCAACAAAAAATTTGTTGAATGATGACTGATCTGGAAAATTCAATGTATGATCCTTCTCATCCTTTACTTATTAATCCCTTTATCAGTTGTCACTCATTTAGAAAAAAATGTGGACATTTacttatacagatgtaggatattaatttgatcattttctcacagcaggaaaataatcctgctgcaacaggaaatgtgaattaatgTGTGGATAATAGTCAatagacatttttgtaggggttgataaatgTTTTGTTAGGGTAAATCAATTCTGAAATGTTAAAGTGAAAATTACAAACtgtagaagcctttttaaatctAGAGTACACTGCAAGTTTGAATGTTTTTCTGTGCAGGAAATTTTCTGCAACAACGGGGtaatcaaatgaagatcctacatttgtactTTGCTAACTACGCATACAGTATATTCAGTGGATTACTGTTTATGACAAAGACCTACATTCTTCCTTTCTGGAAGTTTTGGGTCAGTGTGGATCGTACAGTAGTGAACTGTTGGCGTTAGTCGGAGCAGGAGTAGGAGAGTCCTCACTGCGGTGGAAATTCATGTCACCATGTAAACCTTGCCCAGCTGACCCCACAGCCCAGTGTGAAATTTGACACGGCTCTGTGGTCCCCTTTATGACATACTTTTGCTCTGTGTgagctatagtgtgtgtgtggcgttaGGTCCCCATTTTCAGCAGGACGTCTGCAGCAGCTGTCCACTTGCATTTCAGCCGTGTCATCACAGTAGTGAGAGGGGGGATCAGTGAGACTGAGGGGGCTGCCTGCAGTCTACTTTTGTGGGTTCACTCTCGCTGTCCTTGGCCCCAGCCCTCCACGCCTTACTACTCTCCCTGACTCTGCCCAAGTCTAGGCCCACGGCCCCACCATGGCCGACCAGTACCAGTACAACACCAACGAGGAGAAGATTGTGAAGGACAGCCACACCAAGGAGATCGATCTGATCAACAGAGACCCCAAATTGATCAATGAGGATGTGATCAAGGTAGGTGAACCATGATGACGccatccactcacacacacactgaattcaCAGGTTTAACTCCTTTTTGCTTAAAGTAAGGAAAGACAAGTTCTAAACCTTAGTTTAAAACGTAAGTCTAAAGTCTAAACTTAAAGTCAACACAGTACACTGTAGTATGTTGCTGTGTTCCTGCCAGGAAGGTCCCAAAATAGTCCCAAGGCCTTGTGCCTCAGCACGGCACCCAGGGTTTATTTCTGGAATGGGACTGAAGGGGTGTGACAGAAGGGGAAATTATGAGGCTGATTCTTTTTGGAGCTTCATCACTGTTTTTCTTGTGTTTTTCACGTTTACATACATTAGTAGCAATCACGGTGCTATATTTCCCCAGAGCTCAGGAGAGCATGGAAGGAGATAAAACAGGGCGTATGGCAAAACGTTCATTTACTTGAGTGAGTCATGTTAAGCATGTTTCTTACATGTGAAGACCAAGGGCACTACTTCTCTGGATTTTATTGTGAAACATTTTGTACATGTTAAGTAGATGATAGGATTTATATCGAATGGAACACGTTCTATAATCCAGTATTATCTACACGATCTTTGTAGTTTAAGTTACAGTATGAGCTTGAAGTTTTAAAAAAACGTACAGAATGACATTTTCCTGTTGTCAAATCATTAATTTAAAACTTAGCTTGTTTTTTCTGTTTTTGTCAATTTCAACTGCTCATCTAAATCGTACTAAGAAATGTTATGTTAAAATACTAAGTATGGAAAGCATGTCTACAATTTTAAAGGTGTGTTAAAATGAATAGACTGGGATTCAGAAGTAGAACTTCTTATAATATTTCAAATTATGAAAATTGGTTTAGCTTTGTTAGGAATCTGTTGCATGTAACATCCCCCTGTCATGATCACTGACAAGTTCATTACCATTCAGTGTTGAGTTGCAGATGTCTATGCAACAGTGAGCCAGGATTTTGTAAGGACCGGGTATTGGATACTGAATACAACAAGCAATTACAAACTGCATTTTACATGAAGGAACTCTTAGTTTCCGGAAACTTGATCCAAATCGTGATCTGAGATTAGTTCGGACTATACATATTCATCAAGTGTGCAAAACTGAGGGACATAGTTTTAAGCTACACTGGCACTGAGATAAGTGCAAAGTAACAAACAATCACCTGAAAGTTGACAGGGTTCTCGTCACTCATAATTAAACAAAGATTATGTTAGGACACAGAACAGATATGAGCATGGTATAGTCCCCCAGTAAACTGTGTTTATTTCATTACTATGTATCCCAGGCATTAGTGATGATAACAGTCATGGTGCTGAGTTACAATAACACATGTATGTTTACATATCACATGGATCACATTGATTAGTGAGGAAACTGTGAAGGGATTTAATCAAGGGTGCATTGTCACCAAGCGCATTGCTCTTGACTTTAAAAGGGAATTTACGCTTGAGCCGACATCCTCAGCATTTACCGTGACTGCTTCATGAACATTGCGAAAATTACCTTTAAAAGGCATATTGTCAGCAGTGCAATGGGCTTGAATGACAACGTGCCGTTGATTGAATCCTGGCTCTGGTGTTGGGTACTCAGACAACCCTCAACTCTTTCCTCAGTGAGGTTCCACTAACGTTGTCCATGGTATTCCCTCCCTGCAGGTGGAGTTTGAGGATGTGATCGCAGAGCCCGATGGCACACACAGTCTGGATGGGGTGTGGAAGCTCAGCTACACCACCTTCACCGTGTCCAAGTACTGGTGCTACCGCATCCTCTCAGCCATCTTCGGCATCCCTATGGCTCTGCTCTGGGGCTTCCTCTTCGCCTGCATCTCATTCTGTCACATCTGGGCTGTGGTACCCTGTATCAAGAGCTGCCTGATCGAGTCCCAGTGCATCAGTCGCATCTACTCCCTCTGCATCCAGACCTTCTGTGACCCCTTCTTTGAAGCCCTGGGCAAGATCTTCAGCAGTGTGAAAGTGGCCCTGCGCAAAGAGGTCTAGACACTCACACCACCGCAGTGTTTACACGTGTTTGGATGAAACGCTACACCCTTTTTATCCGCCAGACCAGATGACCAGTCCTGGTGTCCTCATATTTCCCAAGACACCCGCCCGCTACCCTTACCCAGCCCAAAGCCCAAGGCCTCGCCAGTCTCAGCCCTTTGAGTCCTGACATGCTCACAGCGACCAGTGCCACAAGAGGCTCTGTGACAGCTGCAGCATGGTTGGGTGACAGCTCTGGCTCTGTTGGAAGGCAGAGAGCTGTCTGTTCATTAAGGGAATATAGGGCTGGCAGCCATGGCATGGGCAGGACGTGTGACCCAGAGTGAATGTATTTTGCGATGCTGAGGAAAATGGCTCCTCGGTCACATGACATAAACACCCCAGTGACACTAACGGCATTGCAGCACCCATAGGACAATATACAATCTCTACTATATTGGCCAATTCTGAATTGATATACTATATtaaagtcaggtgtgtgtgtgtgtgtgtgtgtgtgtgtgtgtgtgtgtgtgtgtgtgtgtgtgtgtgtgtgtgtgtgtgtgtgtgtgtgtgtgtgtgtgtgtgtgtgtgtgtgtgtgtgtgttgttcctaATGGTAAACTAGTCGATGTAGTGCAATGGAAAAGATAATTGTAGTGCTTGAACAAGATTATATCATGTTTTACAAAATTAATAAGATGCAGTTTCTTTACTGAATCATTTTGATTAAACACATCCTAAATTGTCAATTTTGCTTCACATTTCATTCACATAAGCTTCCAATAACTTGACTGTGTGGGTGTACAAACTGTAAGAACATTAGGAAAAAAGGAGACCCAGGTTTTAAAATTACAAGTGGAATGTTCTAGTCACAGGTCCTACAATTCAGCCAAGTGCGTGGTATCAGAGTGTATGCTAAATATCTCACTAAAGATACACAACATTGGTAATATTGCATTTGTTTATGTATTGATTGAGAAAGAGATGTACAAAATACCTGTTGTTGACTTATGAGTGGGAGAGCACTATTTGGGTTTATTTGAATTGATATCACAGATTGTTATTATTTCAAAACATCCACAAGAGCCTTGAAACATTCTGTGCCCTTAGTACATCCTCTTGGTCTCCACCCCTGTTCAGGTCTCCATTGCCCTGTCATTCCTTCTTTTTGTCACCAGGTGGAACCAAGAACAGTTCTGCTCATCGGAAGGTAGGGATAGAAAAGCCAATTGCGAACCACTGGTCTGGATCCTGACATGGCAGGTTGTGATTGACAATACTGAAAACCATACCAAGAAAAGTAGAATTGCTCTAACTGTCTCCTTCTTTCTAAGAAATGTATGTGCATGAGTCAGCCTCTAACAAAATTGAATGGTTAAATTAGAGTTACAGAGGCTCAACACGAGCTCCAACTCCATTTGACGCCAAAAAATTAATTCAGACTCACTTGATAGAACACATACAATTTATTTCAAATAAATAAGAGATACTTTTCCAAAATACAACACTCTAAATACAAATAAGACAATTATGTTTTCTACTAAATGTTCAGTAGCCTTAAGGACAAGTTGAAAACCAAAACATTTACAGTAAAAGGAGAAGCAAACTTCTGCCTTTTGATACTGACATTTTTGATGTGTACAAGCAACGGTGTGTCAAGTAGATTCAATATTAAGGCAGGTCACCCTCTTTATGCAATAGTTTCTAAAATACATTGAATACAATGAGGTTTCTCCTCCAATTCGGAGTGTTCTGAGTGTGTGCAATCCATTTCTCAATCATATTTAGCAACATAGAAGACACCAGCCTAACACTTAAAAAGTACAGACAGAGTAATTATGCCAAAATACACCACAATTTTCATAGAAGTACATTTGGACGTGTGTGTTCATCCTAGGGGGAAATGGTGGCTAGTTTGTTGAGTTGCTTTCTGTAAGAATAAGTAAGTtaaccttaaaggggcaatctgcagttgctacatccatttttgaacttataaattaatgatatgtacacattgattcttaaagaatataatTATAAATGCCTCAAGCTTAAATCAACTTGTTGTacaccatcagaacccaaaatataagcttgttttactccaatgtttgtaaagaaagtaaatgtaaacaaacactttatAGCCTCAAATGatacttttgatatcatggatggtcagtccgtGTTTCCAtagctgtctatgaatttgagagtggttacatttcagctttttaccgaaacaggggcAGGCAGAACTCTTTGtcattgtttcaactgctgattgccgctttaacaACTTGACAGATATCACCATTTTTATAAAGCTAGGACATTTCACAAACTGGATAGTTGAAACGTACTGGGTGTGTGAACTAACACATGGTGCGATGCAGCAAGACATAAGCAACAGGAGAGTAGCTTAACCTTCAGGTTGACAAAGTTAAAATGTCCCTCTGGATTGGTCAGTATTCACAACCCAAACCACTATTACAGAACTCTTTGACACAGAGTCTGTGGCATGTTAATCGCCTTTAAGTCCATGGTGAGAAGAAcacagctctctcctctcctttccttagTTTGGAGTGACAGACAGTCAGTCCTTCATTTTCCATTCACCACCTACTGTCCTCCTCCGCAGACCAAATACATAAATCCATCAGTATGAAAACACAATCAATGGATGACTCACTCTGATCTGCGACAGGACATTTGGCTGTGAGAGGAGACATTCAACAAAATGTCCCCAAATAAATCTGCTTCATCTGTACAACAATCAATTGTTCATTCTATTATTGACCAACTGTGTCTGATACAAAAAAAAGCAGTGCAATGCAATAGTATTAGGTGAGTCTCCCCTGGAGCGGGACCAGAGAAGGGGAAGGACAAGTCTGGGTTTGAGGCGGCGGTGAAGGTTTGGGAGGGGGGAATCACAGTTCTGacctgcggggggggggggggggttaccgtTGGAAGGAGGGCGTCTCATGTGGTGGAGGTCTGTGTGATACTCCTCTGGCTGCTGGTGCTCTTGATGACGTAGGTGGAGGAGTTACTCTTGCGGCTGGAGTCATGGTCACGTTCGCAGTGGCATTGGGAGGACTTGAGATAGCGGGCTGAGCAGCACAGGAAGTTCTGCctcaggtctgagaacaggtggCCTGCGAAGCACATGTAGATCCATGGGTTACAGCAACTGTTCAGACTGGCCAGCAGCATGGAGATGATGAAGGGCATGGCTGGGGaaacaagacaaacacacacattacatttTTACTGATACATCAATCACACATGATTGCAAATTGACAACTGGTGCTAGAAGTGTGTTCTAGTGTTTTGTAGTTAGGGTTACAAAGCTAccagtaatttaccaaagttacccaAATCTTCATTTATTTTGTTAATTAACTggtaatctatggcaatctatggtaactttggta
It includes:
- the LOC120025352 gene encoding caveolin-3-like; this translates as MADQYQYNTNEEKIVKDSHTKEIDLINRDPKLINEDVIKVEFEDVIAEPDGTHSLDGVWKLSYTTFTVSKYWCYRILSAIFGIPMALLWGFLFACISFCHIWAVVPCIKSCLIESQCISRIYSLCIQTFCDPFFEALGKIFSSVKVALRKEV